A genomic region of Daphnia carinata strain CSIRO-1 chromosome 5, CSIRO_AGI_Dcar_HiC_V3, whole genome shotgun sequence contains the following coding sequences:
- the LOC132088005 gene encoding putative sodium-dependent multivitamin transporter has protein sequence MFSTAVEQKVYLSIKPLIPNFTLTQLNLQGALTGLVTGLAFSLWIGFGGPKPPIPRLPLRNDGCAEFLNATIDSTTEQYLSTISPSALPTGVTPADDYFPLYRVSFMWYAPLGFLLTVLVAQVVSRIVRLSVERRGVSGQKINEELLSPMFPQCFRTSHHLPDPNLLLTPRENYEEKQSHEDQTVSKI, from the exons ATGTTCTCCACCGCCGTCGAGCAAAAGGTTTATTTATCAATCAAGCCACTGATTCCTAACTTCACTTTAACACAACTTAATTTGCAGGGAGCCCTTACTGGGTTGGTTACTGGACTGGCATTCAGTTTGTGGATTGGATTTGGTGGTCCGAAGCCTCCCATTCCACGTCTTCCTTTAAGAAACGATGGCTGCGCCGAGTTCTTGAACGCAACAATTGATTCCACAACTGAGCAGTACCTTTCAACAATTTCTCCTTCTGCCTTGCCAACAGGAGTCACGCCAGCAGATGATTACTTCCCACTATATCGTGTATCGTTTATGTGGTACGCACCTCTTGGATTTCTTCTGACAGTTCTTGTTGCCCAAGTGGTCAGCCGGATTGTTAGATTAAGCGTTGAAAGGCGAGGCGTATCAGGCCAAAAGATCAATGAAGAATTGCTCAGTCCAATGTTTCCGCAGTGTTTCCGCACTTCTCATCATCTTCCAGATCCCAACTTACTG TTGACTCCTCGTGAAAATTACGAAGAAAAACAGAGCCACGAAGACCAAACTGTATCGAAAATTTGA
- the LOC130702993 gene encoding E3 ubiquitin-protein ligase HERC2-like codes for MPSCPLSSQPNAFSKGSFGNRFSTKKHLNSTLQSSHDLGIKFDLQLLLERQSLNETWNKLVKNGILTSDQINLLVEATNNKTIRSPSGNFPCACCDGECELKCQSVSQNSIGSSYIEKPVIKFLNAWTWNKDVGLGDVIECRKNLEIQLEDLCIKSSQSSLNLQNLTKQLTLFRRHIEEVRKVRHSEDARTRGIGNLNKNELDKSNVQRKWVYEEVGSISSEKSKNPVSSPHTIVTTLTEVGSNAALNFLFAFFRRAWQSGEDGDACFELLIHALESLRSLPPASIFRLLHQKDNSTYDLWFRLLNKSVSFLRSIIFEESSCSIPLRDRHVALQLLLEVSIQRGSLLCVLHAIHLLLELWDVEESGQDNRSNNRGLAIAPLILTLRRWSAVQQEQTGGSEKYSDEEYATSPSACLLRQASLSPEPEDGDKDVDVDLYQAAVLILAHLDRLAAPFIHPPLSDRTVIENTLIRLDLNALTTTDRYTEVHKLSITIEQMICTALGLLILSSDGKVYIIGYTDPEPTIRILKSFSAFSVAEISFMAGAYVRVILTNFSPATVK; via the exons ATGCCGTCTTGTCCTTTGTCATCCCAGCCAAATGCCTTTTCAAAAGGATCGTTTGGCAATCGTTTCAGCACTAAAAAACACTTAAACAGTACACTTCAAAGCAGCCATGATCTTGGCATAAAGTTTGATCTCCAGTTACTACTTGAACGGCAGTCTTTAAATGAAACATGGAACAAACTAGTGAAAAATGGGATACTAACATCTGATCAGATTAATCTGTTGGTTGAAGCTACcaataacaaaacaataagaagTCCAAGTGGAAATTTCCCTTGTGCATGCTGTGATGGGGAATGTGAGTTAAAATGTCAAAGCGTGTCCCAAAACTCAATTGGATCTTCATATATTGAGAAACCAGTTATAAAATTTCTCAATGCATGGACATGGAACAAGGATGTTG GTTTGGGCGATGTAATAGAATGTAGAAAGAATCTCGAGATTCAGTTAGAGGATCTCTGCATCAAATCTTCACAGAGCAGTTTGaatcttcaaaatttaacgaaacAGCTCACCCTTTTCCGTCGACACATAGAAGAGGTGAGGAAAGTTCGCCACTCAGAGGATGCAAGAACTCGGGGGATTGGAAATCTGAATAAAAACGAACTGGATAAATCTAATGTTCAGAGAAAATG GGTGTATGAAGAAGTAGGCAGCATTTCATCAGAGAAGAGTAAAAATCCTGTGTCATCACCTCACACAATTGTCACCACCTTAACTGAAGTAGGATCTAATGCTGCACTTAATTTtctatttgcatttttccgtCGCGCATGGCAATCAG GCGAAGACGGAGATGCCTGTTTTGAGTTGCTGATTCATGCACTAGAATCACTTCGCAGTTTACCTCCCGCGTCTATCTTTCGTCTTCTACATCAAAAGGATAATAGCACATATGACCTCTGGTTCAGATTACTCAACAAATCTGTCTCATTTCTGCGTTCCATAATTTTCGA AGAAAGTTCGTGTTCCATTCCTCTACGGGATCGACATGTGGCGCTACAACTTCTTTTAGAAGTCAGCATACAACGTGGAAGCCTCCTCTGTGTTTTACATGCTATACACCTTCTGCTCGAATTATGGGACGTGGAGGAAAGTGGTCAG gaCAACCGTTCAAATAATCGAGGTCTTGCGATTGCTCCCTTAATTCTGACGCTCCGCCGTTGGAGCGCAGTACAGCAAGAGCAGACGGGGGGTTCCGAAAAATACAGTGATGAAGAATACGCTACTAGTCCATCGGCTTGCCTTCTAAGGCAAGCCAGCTTATCGCCTGAACCAGAAGATGGTGACAAAGACGTCGACGTTGACCTATATCAAGCTGCTGTTCTCATCTTGGCTCATTTGGATCGATTAGCAGCTCCATTTATTCATCCACCACTATCG GATCGAACAGTCATTGAAAACACTTTAATTCGATTGGATTTAAATGCCTTGACGACGACAGATCGTTACACCGAGGTCCACAAACTTTCAATCACAATCGAACAAATGATCTGCACTGCCCTTGGCCTATTAATTCTATCCAGCGATGGCAAAGTGTACATTATCGGCTACACCGATCCAGAACCG ACTATCCGAATTCTCAAAAGTTTCTCCGCTTTTTCGGTTGCGGAAATTAGTTTTATGGCCGGCGCTTATGTCCGTGTTATCCTAACTAATTTTTCTCCCGCAAcggtaaaataa